Genomic window (Toxotes jaculatrix isolate fToxJac2 chromosome 10, fToxJac2.pri, whole genome shotgun sequence):
ACTTTCACACACAACCTGCCTTGGCCAGGGAGAGTGCCTGGGTCCTCAACAACCTCACAGGTTAGACCGGTAGAAATACAGTCATTTGTTAGTATTGCTCAGAACACTTGATCCAAAGTGTTTCCAGACTCAAGGTTACTGTTATCTATTCCTGTGGAAACAGATcatcagatctttttttttacatgggaTCAACATCTAACTTATTTTCCATAAAACCTCTGTCTTGCAAAGGAACATCTCTCTTAGGTGTATGTTTCCTTCTGTACCCACCTGAGGATTGATGTTTTTATTAGGAGTGATTGCACAATATGTATCATGCTTTGTTACGATTCCTTTCCCCATCACTGTGTTCCAGCTCACTCCAGtgctttctgctctgctctgctgactCACAACTTGATCCCTGGACTGATCCAGCTTCTGCCTTTTTCTCAAGGCATCAATACAATGGTCAGTGCAAGCTAAAGCCAAACTTTGATGttattgcttatttttttaGTTGTGCCCTGTTTTTCAGATGCACTTACAATGTTACACTTCCATCTCACTGGCCCGTGCCTTCCTGTCAGATCCTCAGGGTTCTAGCAAATGTTGCTCACAAGAAAAAGGAGTTCTGTGTCCAGCTGGCCCAGCTTGGATTGCTGCCTGCACTCTGTGCAACACTTAAAATGGCCGACCAAGAAATGGTGACTCTGAGTCTGGAGGTCCTCTTCATGCTGGTAGTTAGCCAGCCTCAGGTAAGCAAGGCTAACTGAAGAAGAGCTACTTAGCAACTGTATTTGTATCATCTTTTACCAGGGATATGTGTCTTAGATGGTGGTTCTTGTGTCCTTTTAGGTGGTAGACGAGTTTGTAAGGCAAGGTGGAGTTTCACTCTTAGAAGCCATTCAATACAACAGTGAAGGAGAGATGAGGCGAAGGGCAGCATACCTCCTGGAGCACCACCTACTGTCATATTCATCCGACTGCACGGTAAAGACTTTTATGCGGattgttctgtttgttaaatTTGTACTAATTCAGAAATGACTAATTTGATCGGTTGTGCCGCAGGTGGACGACATCCCACGTTCCTGAGCGAAAGAGAAGGCATCAAGTTCACACCTATGGAGAACAGTGTGTCCCCAAACACAgaacatttttatgtgtgtatgctgaCAGACAGATGCTGGCTTTATATTTAAAGTTAGTTTTTTAATAACTCTAAATCAGATGTAATGTCATGTTTACCATTGGTTATCGTTGGTATTTTAACACCTATAAAGATGAAATAAGATGTAGCCTTTACATGAAATTGTATTTATATTCAGATTAggtctgacatgtttttttgtctcttacATTTTGTGCCACCATTGCTCGAGAAACTAAagactgattatttttttatttttgcacattgAGGTCTCTCATCTGACAGGAAAACAACCACTGTATGTACAACTGTAGAGGAATGATTCATATGACAACTGACTGTAAATATCTAGAGTGAGGGAGATGAAAAACACTTGATTGTACATTCATCAAATAGATTAATCAGCATCAGCTTCACAACAGAGACAGTTGTTTTGTGAGtaagagtttgtgtgtctgcctgcatAGGTAGGGGCAGTCataatgttttggctcatcAGAGTGTAATAAGAAAGGCCCAACTTTCTCAGGGATGTACAATGATTAGTGCAGGACTTAGTTTCATTATTGCCCCTGGAGTATTAATATTGTAATGGTTAAATGCTTAAACACATTAATATCTTCATAATGTACTGATGTCTTTTAATCCCATAAGACATTATAGGAACTGAGATGTAGTTTCAAATAAAGCAAAGCTCATCAACATAATTTACTCATAAATTAAACTGTAGTGATCATTTctatgtaaataaacaaatataatgaATGTAATTgaattcagttcatttcagcAGAGATGGTTTTGACCCCATTTAACcgtcttctgtctgtctgtctctggatTTCCACACACATCTCAGTGTAATGGTGATTTAGTGACAAAGTGGTCATTGTAGACTACGGCTGAAAAGAACAGCCTCTGTCAGCAACTTCTaaacaaaaatgttcagctCCTCCCcttaatgaaaaaagaaagtgtcTCAGATttcttcacttcctctttcCACCCACAACAGTCTCTTTCCGTTGTTTTTCACACTTTCTCTGCAGGATAAACTAAAACAAGGTGGGTCACTTCATGTTCTTGTAATCCTGTATTGTTTTAGACCTCTTTTTGAATGCAGTGGGTATCATGTATCTGGTCATTCTGCATCACCACAGCTATTCTTTTAATTAATAGTAAACTAGACGGGAGAGTATTCATCTAGTTCAATTAATTCTTGTTCTCTCCTCCCGCACACAGCATATACTTTACTGGCAATGGAGGGCGCTGAGCCAACAACTAGAGAGAGAACAACAAGACAAGATGGGAGTCAGGAGGAAGACCCCAAGGTGCTGCTGTCAAGCAAGCCTCTGCATCGCTTTGTCCGGAAGGAGCCCAGAAGTCTTGGGGTAACACATCAAACAATGCAGGGCCACAGAAATGACATAATGGACAGTTACAGGAACTTGTGCTAAATGTCTTTTGAGTAGTAAGTCGGTGTTTAGAAGCAGATGTACACACAAAGAGCAGCTGCAAAAATGTCATTCTACTCTAAGTACTGTCATTCATCCTTGCTCTTGTCCTTTCTAGATTGTCATTCTGATCTTTGGGTGTGCAGAGCTCTTGATGGGGTTTAATCTGGCCAGTGAAAGCATGTGCTCCTCTTACACAATCTACATCCCCTTCTGGCAGGGAGTGCTGGTACGTAACATGTGGACGATTAGTATACTGTACTTGGTTAGTTGTATGTTCACTGATGAGTCATGACTTAAGGGACTAGTTTAATATTTTGGGGAAAATTCtaggcaaaaataaataaataaaaaataagtgtatttcccaaaataccGAACTATCCCTCTAAGTCGAGTTAGTTGGGATCAACAAACCTGTGACATTGAAAATGGTGATATACATGACGCAAGAACAAAGCTGGTTAAGTCACATGCAATCATTAAAATATACTTTGAGTGaatgacagggaaaaaaatgatgtgatgatctgtttttggttgttgttttttaagtttCTTGTCTGTGGAAACTTGTCTATCTACACTGAGATACATCCATCCAAGAAGATGGTAAGGCATGCCTGTGATTCCTTTTGCTCTGGTTTAGTTGAATTTTATTTAGTCACCTGTAGCCTTTATTTCTCAATAACCTACTTTAGCTTGTTGAACTCATCTTTCCcaggtgactgtgtgtttggccATGTACGTGGTTTCCCTCTTGGGAATCGTGGTCTCTATCGGCTACAGGCTCCATTGCTTCTTCTTTTACAACTTCTACATATTAAACAATAGCAGCGCGGTGAGTTACAGCATCTATTTTTTGACTAAATAgatgacactgacattttcacagCGTATGAATAACTCTCTTGTTCATTTTCTAAACAGCTTTATGGTGTGGAAGGCTTACTGTTCATTTCCTCTATTTGCGTGTCAGTGCTGCTCATCTTCTTGAGTGTCGTCGCACGTTTATCACTGAAATCCACACACAGTCAGGTAATACAATATTTACTGTTACTTCATCTAAAACAGGCATTTCCCGCTGAGATTATACATTCATTATTCGAATTTAACGCTTTGGAAGGAGATATTTTTGGACCAGAAGTTCAAGACAACTTATTCCATTGGTCCAAAATTTAGTACACACCATTTCTcaagtttttattgaaatttcagCCATTCATGTACATTGAATATCCTTAAATGGTGCAAAGGTAAGTGGTGAACTTACCTTTGGTAGGGTAAGGTAAGTGGTTGTAGTAGCACTGTATATTGCTATCAGAGTGgtgagaaaaagacaagtgGAAATTGTGGGAACTTCTGCAACAGTGTTGGGACGAACTTTCTGAGCAATATTTAATTTCTGCTGTAGAAAGAATCTCATGTGTGTCAAAGGTTTAGATCAAACGTAGCTCAACAAGAAGGTTCCTTGattccttgtttttaaaatctcctatttttttatttgttctatgctttaatgttttgtgctggaaaaaaaattaggTGTTCTAAAACTTGCTAGTGTACACAACTGTAAGTGAAAGCGATCAGCGGTCAAAGGAAGTCAGATATCAGTTATCACAATAACTCGTATTGTGTCAGTCATTTTATTGCCTTCTACTTTCCCTTGTCTCTAACTGGCCTCCACCTCAATATCTTCAACAGGTTATCGTCCAGTGCATGCCgggaccaccaccaccacagaaTAACACAACACCAAACTAAGATCAGTCTTTTCAATTATTGTTCTACAATAAgtaacatttgttttcctgcagttcACCTATACTGTGAAATAAACATCACAGttctgtacagtatattacatGTGAATGTTGCGCCACCCGCTGGCAGTAACCCAGAAGCCAGCTTTTTCGGTCATTCACATTTACACTAAGCTTCACTCTacagcagtggttctcaaacagTGGGGTGTGACCCCCCTGGAGGACCCACAGCCATTGCGGATGGGTGTGGATGACCAAATATAATGGATATGATTTATTTAGGGAAATTAAACAAGAGTTTGCGGATGCTATGGCACTGACCAGCTTGGATCCTATCAATGGTATCggttaatgaaaaaaatgtggggaggggggttgtGAACTTCCATAGGGGGGCGTGCCTGTAagagtttgagaaccactgctctACAGTATGTGTAGCTGCAGTtgtcctgaaagaaaaaaaaatgcattactgAACCACATTTGTTAGCTTTTTGTAAATCCtgtttggaaatgaaaatgatttctgtCATCTCATGAGAGATAAATGTTTTACATGCACTTAGTAAAGGAAACATAGTAACCACTAATATCTCTAGCAAGGCTTTATGTGTGTACTTACTGTATGGGGTCAATTATTAATTCTATATCACTTAACAATGTTATAGCACcttattttaattacattaaaatacatttaatgatTGCTCCACAATCCCCCATCCCATAGGAAATCCAACCATGAACGTTTTTAATCTGAACATACCCAACCAGTTACAATTTCAGTGACATGTTGTGGACAGTTTCCATGCTGTCAACTTTTCTGATCATCTgcagtattattattacagcTTGTGCAGTGTTTGGGCCAAGCACCGGCTGGATCTTCTGTAAACTGTACATTTAGCTGAAGATATTTTACAGTGTGACTTTGAATAAATGTGGCCCTGTTTTGGATACAAGACAGCACATCCATGTGTGACTGCTGCTTTAGAAATATTCAAAAGAACTTAGGGTATATTTGATTATATTACGGTTGGAATCTTCTTGCAGATGAATTGGTACTGTAGATATAATAATTTGGCACATTTATGGCCTAGCTTTTGACTTGATGTATGACTGTGATATGAAGAGCCTGCCTAGAGACCAGTTGCCATCTTTTGCCTGTGAATGAGTGAAAAGCATCTGTCTTTAGCTTTTGGCTATATTTGGTGCAATCAAACTTTtttatgttgtctttttttaaattaaaaaaattaaaaaaataataaaatgatgctCAGATTGGTGATCACATAATTACCCACATATAAATCTATGCACACAGAcatcatacatacagtataaacaaGTCTAATTACACTCCAGTCCTTTGGTTTTCATTTCTATCACTGGACTGTGTCTTTAAATCCTTTCAGTATTACCCAACTGTTGTGTAAGCTTACTGGCATTGACTTAGAACCATTCTTATCGACTCTCCTCTGAGTTAGGTCTACAATTGATACCCAACAATaatattatgattattatgagTAATCAAGTTGTGACATGATCTCAGATCCCAGAAATCACAAAAACTGCCATGACACCATCAACATTTTGGTCACTTAATTTATTTCCAGTTATTTAACTGAGTAGACAAACAGTAGTTCAACATTATAACAGAAGTCTTCCCCTGGTATTTGTAATACAGGGAAGAAGAAAATCACATAAGAAACACGGTGGCATTTCTTGTAGTTATATTTGGTccatgtgcatttttttggaAGGGGGTTTAAACTTCACAGTATTTAATAGACATAGCTGGCTGTGTGCAGAGACTGCATGGAGGCCGTGTCAGCTGAGCCGGTGGGTTTGTACTCTCCTTTGGAGGCCAGGCCGTTGATCTGTTGAAAAGAGAAACGGAGGGGGAAAGTTGGGGCAAAGTCAAATCTGAGTGTTAATAATCAACCAAGTTACCTGCACCACATTAGTGCAAGGCTGAACAGACAAAAACCTTTTTGGGATCAATCATTTACCGATAAGTGTAAAGTTGAGTAATGTAAGATAAGAGTCATTTAAGCCCCTGTTCTGTGCACAGTCCACAACTACAAATTGATAAGTTATTCGTGTCTATTTATCATTATTAACAGCCATTCATACCCTCTGAGGCTTACCTTGGCCCTTTTGCAGAAAGCTTCCTGTGCAGCTGCCTTGTTGGCAGTTTTGCCCTGCCAGGCTGCAAGAGCAGAGGCCTGGAGAGCACGGCCGTAAGAGAAGGTCAGCTTCCAGGGGCGATGGAGAGGCACCTGGTTGATGGCGTTCAGGTTGAGGGAggcctcctcctcactctggcctccagacaggaaacagatacCTGGAAAGACACAAGTCTCAGCATGCTGCATGCACTTCATTTACTGAGCAACTTTGTTTTCCATGCTTCCCTTGAAGCAGTCTGTTGAGGGAACAGCTGGCCTTGTGACACTCACCTGGCACAGCAGCGGGGACAGTGCGCCTCAGAGCGGTCACTGTAGCCATAGCAACCTGCTGAGGGGTGTACTTGGTGGTGCAGGAGTGTCCAGCAGTGACCATGTTGGGCTTCAGCAGAGTGCCCTCCAGGTACACGTGGTGATCAGACAGAGCCTTGTACACAGCAGCCAGAACCTGATGATGGGGCAGATTTATTACTACACCTTAAAAAATTTATAATCTAATGGGAAAAATATTTCAGGGCTGATTGTCTTGTATTTGGATAACTAAGCCAGAGATGATGAACCAACCTTTTCTGTGGCATACTGGCAGCGCTGGAGGTCATGGTCTCCGTCGGGCAGGATCTCTGGCTCCACAATGGGCACCAGGCCATTCTGATTGAGTGCACAAATGTCACGTTAAAATGGCTGCCTCACAAACAAATACTGACCAAACTGAATTCCTCTCAGGATTTCTGTGGAGAATTAGGGCtccacgcacaaacacacaaatacctgTTGGCAGATACTGGCGTATCTGGCAAGGACATTGGCGTTCTCTGCAATGGCAAGAGCTGATGGGCAACCATCTGCGATCTTCAGCACACATCTCCACTTAGCAAAGTCACAACCGTCCTTCTTATACTGGGCACAACGCTCCGAGAGGCCATCAAGACCTATAAGAAATCAGTGCAGTTTAGAACTTCCCTCGGTTTCATTTGAATCTGAGttgcttttaattaaatatgCCATTGTACTAAATAGGAGAGAAAAGTTCAGACTGGTGTGCTAGTATTTGCATAATTTCACAGaaatttgctaaaaaaaaaaaaaaatccaacaataaaaaaatggtTTGTGCTTCCATGCTTTTcatctttaatttattttacctTGTGTGGTGGTCTCTCCATTTGTTCCATTCAGACCAGCTGTGCCTTTGTCCACCTGAAGAAAGACAATCAAACACAGCCATTAAACTCTAAAAGGGTCATAAGTCAAAGACCCACAAATCTGTGTTTAGCTGTGTTGTGATTTGGCTTCAGTCTGTAGACTCCTCACCTTGATGCCGACAACAATGCCCTTCTCCTTGACGACTTGAGGGAAGAGCTTGCCGCTGTCTGATTTCTGGTAGAGCGTCTCATGGAAGAAGATGATCCCACCCACACAATTGGAGATGGAGGGGtcggaagagaagaggaggtcACGGAAAAAACGACGGTTCTCCTCATTGTTCTCCACATTGATTTTCTGCAGGCGCTTTGCCATGGTGCCTTGAAAGAAGAGGGCGTGGAAGTCATTTCAGATGCCCACTCTGCAGTCAGAT
Coding sequences:
- the aldob gene encoding fructose-bisphosphate aldolase B, whose translation is MTHQFPSLTPEQKKELSDIAQRIVAPGKGILAADESTGTMAKRLQKINVENNEENRRFFRDLLFSSDPSISNCVGGIIFFHETLYQKSDSGKLFPQVVKEKGIVVGIKVDKGTAGLNGTNGETTTQGLDGLSERCAQYKKDGCDFAKWRCVLKIADGCPSALAIAENANVLARYASICQQNGLVPIVEPEILPDGDHDLQRCQYATEKVLAAVYKALSDHHVYLEGTLLKPNMVTAGHSCTTKYTPQQVAMATVTALRRTVPAAVPGICFLSGGQSEEEASLNLNAINQVPLHRPWKLTFSYGRALQASALAAWQGKTANKAAAQEAFCKRAKINGLASKGEYKPTGSADTASMQSLHTASYVY